In one Primulina tabacum isolate GXHZ01 unplaced genomic scaffold, ASM2559414v2 Contig847, whole genome shotgun sequence genomic region, the following are encoded:
- the LOC142535169 gene encoding LOW QUALITY PROTEIN: BURP domain protein USPL1-like (The sequence of the model RefSeq protein was modified relative to this genomic sequence to represent the inferred CDS: deleted 1 base in 1 codon), which yields MRAATDHGDNHLQSRVENQGVDPEMNVFFHHDDLVIGKRIPIYFPRKDPPSASPRFLSREESGSIPFSTAQFPEILEFFSFPSDSKQAKAMKMTLHHCEAKPIRGETKICATSLESMLDFVNSVFGPGSKFKVLNTEYLNESISTLQNYTVHENPSEIPASELVSCHRLPYPYAVFYCHAQVGDDLLYKVLVEGDDGGKVEAGAICHMDTSQWDPKHAGFRVLKTRPGAAPVCHFFPVDSLVFIPKSS from the exons ATGAGAGCTGCGACGGATCATGGAGATAACCATCTTCAATCACGGGTCGAAAATCAAGGCGTGGATCCTGAGATGAACGTG TTTTTTCACCACGATGATCTCGTGATCGGGAAAAGGATCCCCATCTATTTTCCAAGAAAAGATCCCCCGTCAGCTTCTCCCCGTTTTCTTTCCAGGGAGGAATCCGGCTCCATTCCTTTCTCCACAGCCCAATTCcccgaaattctcgaatttttcTCTTTCCCATCGGATTCCAAACAAGCCAAAGCCATGAAGATGACGCTTCACCACTGTGAAGCTAAACCGATCAGAGGCGAGACTAAAATCTGCGCCACTTCTCTAGAATCCATGTTGGATTTCGTTAACTCCGTGTTCGGGCCCGGTTCGAAGTTCAAGGTATTGAATACCGAGTACCTGAATGAATCGATCTCCACTTTGCAGAACTACACAGTCCATGAAAACCCGTCAGAGATTCCGGCTTCGGAACTAGTTTCATGCCACAGATTgccgtacccttacgcggtttTCTACTGCCATGCTCAGGTGGGAGACGACTTGCTTTACAAGGTCCTGGTGGAAGGGGACGACGGTGGAAAAGTGGAAGCTGGGGCGATCTGCCATATGGATACCTCGCAGTGGGATCCGAAGCATGCCGGCTTTCGGGTTCTGAAAACTAGGCCGGGTGCGGCGCCTGTGTGCCATTTCTTCCCGGTCGATAGTCTTGTATTTATTCCTAAGTCGAGTTGA